In Prochlorococcus marinus CUG1415, the sequence AAGTGACTTGGAAGAATGTTTTAATCCTTCAATTCATCTCAATAATTTAAGTGTAATATGGGAGAAGTTAGGTATCTAGGATTACTGAAAACCTTATCTAAGTTAAACCAGTGTTTTCAGAGGAATAATGACAAAAAACTTTAGGATTGAAAAAGATAGTATGGGAACAATAGAGGTTCCCATTGAAGCTTTGTGGGGAGCTCAAACACAAAGATCGATAATAAATTTTTCTATTGGAGAAGAATTAATTCCAATTGAATTAATTTATTCACTCACCCTCATAAAAAAAGCTGCTTCAATTGCGAATTTCAATTTAGGGTTAATAGATAAAAGAAAAAAAGATTTGATTGTAGAGGCATGTACAGAAATACTTGATGGGCTTCATGATTCACAGTTCCCCTTAAAGGTTTGGCAAACAGGTAGTGGCACGCAAACAAATATGAATGTTAATGAGGTAATTTCAAATATTGCAGCATTAAAAACAAATTCAGAGCTTGGGAGTCATCAACCACTTCATCCGAATGATGATGTAAATAAATCTCAGTCAACTAATGATACTTTTCCTGCTGCTATTCAAATATCAGTTGTTAATGAAATAATTAAAAACTTAGTTCCAACGATAAGAGAGCTTACTAAGATCCTTGATAAAAAAAGTGAGCAGTGGAAAGACCTCATAAAAATAGGAAGAACCCATTTTCAAGATGCAGTGCCCCTTACTTTTGGGCAAGAAATATCAGGATGGTCAGAGCAACTTAAAGATGCTGAGAATGCAATTATTATAAGTCTGAATGAATTGTATTTTTTACCTCTGGGAGGAACTGCAGTTGGAACAGGGATTAATTGTCCAAAAGGATTTTGTGAAGAGTCTATAAAATCAATTTCCGATGATACTAATCTCATGTTCTATAAATCAAAAAATAATTTTTCTATCATGGCCTCGCATGATCGTCTAGCTCAAGTAATGAGTCAGATAAAAATATTAGCAGGTGCATTATTTAAAATTTCAAATGATATAAAAATTCTATCTTCAGGACCAAGGTCAGGAATATATGAATTAATTATCCCTCAAAATGAACCTGGAAGTTCTATTATGCCGGGTAAAGTGAATCCGACTCAATGCGAAGCCTTATCAATGGTTTGCACTCAGATAATGGGTCTTGAATATGCAGTTTCAATGGCAAATTCTAGCGGCACTTTGCAGATGAATGAATATAAGCCTCTGATTGGATTTAATATTCTTACAAGTTTAAAATTACTTAAAAATGCAATAAAAAACTTCAGAATAAAATTAGTTGATGGGATGGAACCTAATCAAAAGAAAATGAAGTTTAATTTAGATAATTCACTAATGTTGGTTACAGCCATAGTGCCAAAAGTTGGTTATGAAAAAGCAGCTGAAATTGCAAACCTTGCCTTCAAAGAATCATTAAATTTAAAAGAGGCAACACTTAAATTAGGTTATTTAAACGAAGATGAATTTGATGAAGCGATGAATATTAATTCAATGATTTAATTAAAAAAAATTTAAGAATTATTTTCAATTCTTTTTGTCGCAGGATTAATATCTTCAGAGACTTTTATAAGATCATTAGATTCAGAAACAGGAAAACGATTAATAGCTTTTAATGCTAACTTTGCTTTGCTTTTTAATTTATTACTAACACCAATACAGTATTGCACTTGAGAAAGTACATCAATTGATCTTCTAATAATCCTCACTACATCACCTTCGTCTAATGAAGAATTAAAAACCAAATCTTTCCATTTTTTTCCCCTTGCCCATTCAGAAATAATTCCAGTCAACTCTGTTTCTAAATAAATAGGAATTTCAATATGAAACTTATTTTGTTGAGAAGCGACTAATTTTCTTAAACCATCTAATTCATTAAAAACATCTATTACCTTTAAAGAAGGCTTGAAATTACACCAAAGATTAGGCCTCCTTACATCAACACATATAGCTTGAATAATTGCAGCTAAATCAGGAGGATCTAAATCGTCTAAATAACCACTAACTAAAACAAGACCAATCCATAATTCATTTTCACTTCTTATGGCACCAACTGTTTGTCCAACTTCTGTCAATTCCAAATTATTTAAACAACCGAAATGATTCAAAATTTTAATCAAATCAGTAAAAGTTCTCCAGTTATGATTTTCTTTATCCTCAAGCAGTTTTTTTCTCATATTTATTTCTTGTTCAACATCAATAATTCTTTTTCTATATTTCTTTAATTTCCTGGAGTCTCCAAATCTATGTGCGGGATGATCAGTAACTGTTTCTTCTAAATTATTAATTTGTTGCTGTTGTGCCAAAACCTCCGTTGTCAGATCATATTGTGGAGTTTGTAAATCATTTTTTTTAGAAACTTCTAAAATTCGATCAGCATAACACTGCGACATATCATCTCCCCTAAATACCTCTCCAGAAAAATACATCTTTGGCACTTCAAGTCCTAAGACATCAATTGCATCCAAATCATTAAAAATACTTACTATGTGGGAGGGTTTTATAAGAATAAATAAATTATCAATTGTCAAACACAATAAACTCTTAATTTTCTGGGATTCATATATTTTCTGACAAATTAATCCTGGAACAATTTTTCTTTTAATTTGAGGAGCTTTGATTGAAATTAAGCTTCCATCTTTAATATATGGTAGTGCATTAGTTATCTCTTCTGATAATTTTTCTGCCGCTTGTTTTTCTAAAATTTTCAAGAGTCTTCTCTCTTCTTTAAGACGATTTTTTAACTTTTCGTAGGCATCAAAATCTTTCCATGAGACGTTAGATGTGATTTTTTTTAATTCAATTAAATCCTTATTTAAATTTTCAAGAATTATATTCTCACCTGAGGATTCACCTAAATATAAAAAACTACCAAAACTTCTTTTAATTAATTCTTTAGACTTCTCTAAAGTATAACTTTGTAAAAGATTAAGTACCATTCCATAACTAGGAGTGAATTGACTTTCTAAAGAATTTGGTTTGCTAATAGCTAGTGCACTAGCTTCTTTAGCACCTTCGAATCTTGTTTGTAATGTAACAACATATCCTTGGGTATCTTTTCCTCTTCTTCCAGCTCTTCCTGACATTTGCAAAAATTCACTGCTAAATAATAATCTATGCCCATCTTCTGTCCTTTTTGATAAAGAAGAAATAACAGTTGTTCTTGCGGGCATATTAATTCCTGCAGCAAGAGTTTCTGTTGCAAAAACAACTTTTATCAAGCCTTGCTGAAATAATTCCTCAACCAATTCTTTCCATGCAGGCAATAATCCAGCATGGTGAGATGCAATACCTCGTTTTAATGCCTCGCATTGAGATTTATCTTTAATTGCCTCTTGATTATTTTTAAGATAAACATCTAATTTTTGGGATATCATATTTGCTTCTGAATAACTTACTAAAGTTAAGTCTTTTATATTCTCAATAGCCTTATCACAGCCTCTTCTACTAAAAATAAAATAAATAGCTGGCAACATATTTCGTTCAGCTAATTTCGAGATCACAAAGCCAATTGAGGGAGACTTTGGTTGCATTATCCTGCCCACTTTTCCTCTCATTTTCTGCCCTTTAGGAGCTCTCCAAATCTTACAGTTTGGATGAATTCCATTACCCTTATTATTTAAAAGTGGATGGAGGCCTTTAATACTACAAAAAATAAAATCAAGTGGGACTGGTCTCTTATCACTATTAATTAGTACTGTGGGGCCATGAACTTTTTCTATCCAATTTTGTAGTTGATCTGCATTGGCTATTGTTGCTGATAAAGCTATTATTTGAGTTCTAGTAGGGCAATGGATTATAGTTTCTTCCCAAACTGTGCCTCTTTGGGGGTCATTCATATAATGACATTCATCAAGAATCAAAGATTCTAAATTTTCTAAGGGATCATCAAATTCATCAAATTCGCCATAAAGCATGTTCCTAAAAATCTCAGTCGTCATAACTAAGATTGGTGCTTCTCTATTTATACTTATATCTCCAGTTAAAAGACCAACTTTATTCTCACCATATTGATTAGCAAAATCTCTAAACTTTTGATTTGATAGGGCTTTTAAAGGTGTTGTATAAAAAACTCTGCTGTCATGAGATAAGCCTCTATATATAGCAAATTCTCCTATCAATGTTTTACCCGAACCTGTTGGTGCCGTTAAAACAACAGAATTTCCGCTATTAATAGCTCGGATTGCTTCTAATTGGAAATCATCTAGCGGAAAGGGGAAATATTCCTCTAAATTAAGCAATAATTGTGATTGAAGAGAGGATGAGTTAACTTCTTAATATATGATCTATATAGATATTAATAAACAAAAAATACCTTGCAAACTTTAATAGTAAATCTAAATCTTTTTAATTAAATCCACTATATTTTATTTTGCCAAAATGAAAAAAATAAAAATTCCAAAAAATAGAATCCGTAAATTAAAAACATTTTCTTTAGGTAAAAAATCATTCGAACTTCTAAGTTTAAATTCGCAAAATAAAAAACTTATAGACTTATGTAGTAATGATTATTTTGGATTAAGTAGAGACAAGGATTTAATAAAAGCTGCTTACGAAATAAGCATTTTAGAAGGTATTGGTTCAGGAAGCTCAAGGTTTATTACAGGTTCAAGACCAATACATAAATTATTAGAGACAGAACTTGCCAAGTGGCTTGATCAAGAGAAAGTATTACTTTTCCCAAGCGGATTTCAAGCAAATATAGCCGCTATCCAAGCTTTAGCAAACAGAAATAGTATCGTAATAGCAGATAAATTGATCCATAACTCTTTATTGGTGGGAGTTAAAGCTGCTCAAGCAAAACTAGTTCGATTTTCACACAATAATTTAAAAGATTTAGAAGACAAAATTATAAAATCTAACCCCACAAAAAATTCCATTTTAGTTGTTGTCGAATCTCTTTATAGCATGGAGGGCTCAATTGCTCCGCTCAGAGAAATAACGGAAATTTGCAAAAAAAATAGTGTGCAATTATTAGTTGACGAAGCCCATGCAATTGGGATCTTGGGCCCTGAAGGGAGGGGTTTAAGTTTTAATTGCCGTTCAGATATAACTATAATTACTGGAACTTTTGGAAAAGCATTTGGAAGCGGTGGAGCTTTCATAGCTTCCAATTCAGAAATTGGTGAATATCTTATCCAAACAAGTGGTGCATTTAGGTACACAACCGCTCTTGCGCCATCTTTAGCTGCTGGAGCGCTAGAAGGCTTGAAAAAAATTTTAGAAAATAAAGAATGGGGTAATGATTTGTTATCTTCTGCGAAGATATGGAAAGATGAAATTATTAAAAATTTTAGTTTTCCAGTTCAGGGAGATTCTCACATTTTATCAATTATTGTTGGCCAAGAAGAGAAGGCAATTTATCTCCAAAAATATCTTGAGGAAAATGGGTTTTTAGCAATTGCGATAAGACCTCCTACTGTACCAGTTGGGCAATCAAGAATTAGAATAACAATAAGAAGAAACTTAGATTTTAATCTGCTAAAAAATTTCATTGCAGTATTAAAAGATTTTAAATGAAACAAATTATTACTCAACATGGGTGGGGACTAAATAAATATTTCTGGGATGATTATAAAGTTGATTTTTTAAATAATAATTGGCATTGGCAAGATAATGAAAGGGGCTATTTTTCAACAAAAAATTATCAAGCAAAATGGATTAAAAGCGAATCTAAAAAAGAAATCAGAATGACTTTATGCCATTCATTTGGTTTTCATTTAATGCAAAAAAAAATCTTAAAAGAAGCAACTCATATTGTTCTTATAAATTCTTTTAATAATTTTCTTCCTTTAAGTAATAAGAGAAACTTTATTTTGAGGTCTCTAAAAAGAATGGAAACAAAAATCATAAAAGATGAACCTAAGGAAATGTTGAAAGAATTTATACATAGATCATTTATGCCAAATCATATGAATAATAGTTTTAAAAATATCTTTTATAAAAGTTTAGAGAGTTTAAATAAAACTCTTCTTTTAGGTGATTTAAAACA encodes:
- a CDS encoding class II fumarate hydratase, producing MTKNFRIEKDSMGTIEVPIEALWGAQTQRSIINFSIGEELIPIELIYSLTLIKKAASIANFNLGLIDKRKKDLIVEACTEILDGLHDSQFPLKVWQTGSGTQTNMNVNEVISNIAALKTNSELGSHQPLHPNDDVNKSQSTNDTFPAAIQISVVNEIIKNLVPTIRELTKILDKKSEQWKDLIKIGRTHFQDAVPLTFGQEISGWSEQLKDAENAIIISLNELYFLPLGGTAVGTGINCPKGFCEESIKSISDDTNLMFYKSKNNFSIMASHDRLAQVMSQIKILAGALFKISNDIKILSSGPRSGIYELIIPQNEPGSSIMPGKVNPTQCEALSMVCTQIMGLEYAVSMANSSGTLQMNEYKPLIGFNILTSLKLLKNAIKNFRIKLVDGMEPNQKKMKFNLDNSLMLVTAIVPKVGYEKAAEIANLAFKESLNLKEATLKLGYLNEDEFDEAMNINSMI
- a CDS encoding DEAD/DEAH box helicase — protein: MLNLEEYFPFPLDDFQLEAIRAINSGNSVVLTAPTGSGKTLIGEFAIYRGLSHDSRVFYTTPLKALSNQKFRDFANQYGENKVGLLTGDISINREAPILVMTTEIFRNMLYGEFDEFDDPLENLESLILDECHYMNDPQRGTVWEETIIHCPTRTQIIALSATIANADQLQNWIEKVHGPTVLINSDKRPVPLDFIFCSIKGLHPLLNNKGNGIHPNCKIWRAPKGQKMRGKVGRIMQPKSPSIGFVISKLAERNMLPAIYFIFSRRGCDKAIENIKDLTLVSYSEANMISQKLDVYLKNNQEAIKDKSQCEALKRGIASHHAGLLPAWKELVEELFQQGLIKVVFATETLAAGINMPARTTVISSLSKRTEDGHRLLFSSEFLQMSGRAGRRGKDTQGYVVTLQTRFEGAKEASALAISKPNSLESQFTPSYGMVLNLLQSYTLEKSKELIKRSFGSFLYLGESSGENIILENLNKDLIELKKITSNVSWKDFDAYEKLKNRLKEERRLLKILEKQAAEKLSEEITNALPYIKDGSLISIKAPQIKRKIVPGLICQKIYESQKIKSLLCLTIDNLFILIKPSHIVSIFNDLDAIDVLGLEVPKMYFSGEVFRGDDMSQCYADRILEVSKKNDLQTPQYDLTTEVLAQQQQINNLEETVTDHPAHRFGDSRKLKKYRKRIIDVEQEINMRKKLLEDKENHNWRTFTDLIKILNHFGCLNNLELTEVGQTVGAIRSENELWIGLVLVSGYLDDLDPPDLAAIIQAICVDVRRPNLWCNFKPSLKVIDVFNELDGLRKLVASQQNKFHIEIPIYLETELTGIISEWARGKKWKDLVFNSSLDEGDVVRIIRRSIDVLSQVQYCIGVSNKLKSKAKLALKAINRFPVSESNDLIKVSEDINPATKRIENNS
- a CDS encoding aminotransferase class I/II-fold pyridoxal phosphate-dependent enzyme, with the protein product MKKIKIPKNRIRKLKTFSLGKKSFELLSLNSQNKKLIDLCSNDYFGLSRDKDLIKAAYEISILEGIGSGSSRFITGSRPIHKLLETELAKWLDQEKVLLFPSGFQANIAAIQALANRNSIVIADKLIHNSLLVGVKAAQAKLVRFSHNNLKDLEDKIIKSNPTKNSILVVVESLYSMEGSIAPLREITEICKKNSVQLLVDEAHAIGILGPEGRGLSFNCRSDITIITGTFGKAFGSGGAFIASNSEIGEYLIQTSGAFRYTTALAPSLAAGALEGLKKILENKEWGNDLLSSAKIWKDEIIKNFSFPVQGDSHILSIIVGQEEKAIYLQKYLEENGFLAIAIRPPTVPVGQSRIRITIRRNLDFNLLKNFIAVLKDFK